The following proteins are co-located in the Solanum pennellii chromosome 1, SPENNV200 genome:
- the LOC107027514 gene encoding uncharacterized protein LOC107027514, with product MMPESTDDLEKANISSGSHVKEDSEYVRLVIRNERTDEVGPSQSQSQSRKKAILWWIKAIIWCIFSVIILLVSIKWGVPFFFEKILVPTLHWEATAFGRPVLALVLVASLALFPVFLIPSGPSMWLAGMIFGYGLGFVIIMAGTTVGMILPYFVGLFFRDRIHQWLKRWPHMAAMIRLVGEGSWFHQFRVVAIFRISPFPYTVFNYAVVVTKMRFWPYFWGSVAGMAPESFIYIYSGRLIRTFADVQYGNHHLTTVEIVYNVISFIIAIVTIVAFTVYAKRTLRQLESEEENNGEGSTSNLGKLELETLPMQKSKIPSVWSTL from the exons ATGATGCCTGAGTCGACTGAtgatttggagaaagccaataTTAGCAGCGGGAGCCATGTAAAGGAAGACAGCGAGTATGTGAGGCTTGTTATAAGAAATGAAAGAACAGATGAAGTTGGACCTTCACAATCCCAATCACAGTCTAGAAAAAAGGCTATTCTATGGTGGATCAAGGCCATTATATGGTGTATTTTCTCTGTGATAATTCTACTAGTTTCCATAAAATGGGGAGTGCCCTTTTTTTTCGAGAAG ATTCTAGTTCCAACCCTACATTGGGAAGCCACTGCATTTGGCCGTCCAGTTCTTGCCCTCGTACTTGTAGCTTCTTTGGCACTGTTTCCGGTATTTCTAATTCCTTCTGGACCATCAATGTGGCTCGCTGGAATGATCTTTGGATACGGTCTTGGATTTGTTATTATAATGGCTGGAACAACTGTTGGGATGATCCTGCCATATTTCGTTGGCTTGTTTTTCAGAGATAGAATTCAT CAATGGTTGAAGAGATGGCCTCACATGGCAGCTATGATTAGACTGGTGGGAGAAGGGAGTTGGTTTCATCAATTCCGTGTCGTTGCGATATTTAGGATTTCACCATTTCCATACACAGTCTTCAATTATGCAGTGGTGGTGACAAAGATGAGGTTCTGGCCTTATTTTTGGGGATCTGTTGCAGGAATGGCTCCTGAATCCTTCATTTACATCTACAG TGGTCGCCTAATTAGGACATTTGCGGATGTGCAATATGGGAACCATCATCTGACTACAGTTGAGATTGTCTATAATGTTATTTCTTTCATTATAGCAATTGTCACCATAGTGGCTTTCACCGTCTACGCCAAGAGGACTCTGAGGCAACTTGAAagtgaagaagaaaacaatggTGAAGGCTCTACCTCTAATCTTGGGAAGTTAGAATTGGAGACTCTTCCGATGCAAAAATCCAAAATTCCTAGTGTTTGGTCAACTTTGTAG